The region TTTCAGGATTCGCCCGGCAATGATGTCGCGCTGGATCTCCGCGGCGCCACCGTAGATCGAGGCGGCGCGCGAATAGAGGAAGTCGTTGCGCCACGCGTCGGCCACCGGGCCGGGCTCGAGCAGCACCTGTCGCGGCAGGTAGTCCAGTGCGGTGTCGAACAGGAACTTCTCGGTGGTGGACATCAGCAGCTTGGCGAAGGACGGCGACGCGCCCAGATCCTCTCCGGCGGACAGCGCGCATACCGCGCGACGGGACAGCAGCCGCAGCGCGTGCAGCAGTTCGTAGGCCTCGCCGGCCACCGCGGCGGGCAGGTCGGGGGCCTCGCGCAGCAGGTCGCCGAGACGCACCCCCAACCAGGTCTGACGTTGCCAGGCCGCGGCGCCGCGTTCCGCGGCGAGGATCTGCATCGCCACCGCCCAGCCGCCGTCGGTGTCCCCGACCGTGCGGCTGCGCGGCACCCGGACGTCGTCGAAGTAGATCGAGCAGAACTCCGCGTCGTCGTTCATGCTCCTCAGCGTCCGCAAGTCAATGCCCGGCGTGTCCATGTCCAGCAACAGCGCGGTGATCCCGCGGTGCGTGGAGTCGCGGGCGCCGGTGCGGCCGAGCAGCAGGCAGCGGTCGGCGACCTGCGCCCAACTGGTCCATACCTTCTCCCCGTTCAGCACCCAGTCGTTCCCGTCGGCATGCATGCGCAGCTGCAGTGACGCGAGGTCAGATCCGGCGCCGGGCTCGGAGAATCCCTGACACCACACCTCGTCGCCGCGCAACAGCCGGGGCAGCACCTCGACGGCCAGCTCGGGCGCGTGGTCCATCACCACCGGCCCCAGCACCTCCTGGGTGCCGAAGGAGAACGGCGGCGGGTAGCCCGCCGCACACAGCTCCTCCACCACCACCGCGCGCAGCATCGCCGCGCCACCGAGCCCGCCGACACGTTCCGGCCAACCCAGCCGGATCCAACCGGCGTCGTAGAGCAACCGCTGCAGGCCGCGCAACGCGGTGAAGGTCGCCGCGACGTCCGGGCCGTGGTCGGTCAGCGACTTGAGTTCACCGCGGTGCTCGGCCAGCCACGCCCGGAACTGCTGCCGGGTCTGCTCGGGCGTGGTCGGCGCGGGAAAGGTCACGCCGGCCGGGCCTCGAGAATGTGCACGGCGCAGGCCGAGGCCAGACCGATGACGTGGGTGAGTCCGACCCGGGCCCCGGCGATCTGTCGGTCCCCGGCCTCCCCGCGCAGGTGGGTGGCCACCTCGTAAAGGTTCGCCACCCCGGTCGCGCCGATCGGGTGGCCCTTGGACAGCAGCCCACCGGAGACGTTGACCGGGGTACGGCCGTCCCGCCACGGCGCCCCGGAATCGATGAACTCCCCGGCCCCGCCCGGCTCACACAGCCGCAGGTTGTCGTAGTGGATGAGCTCGGCGGTGGCGAAACAGTCGTGCAGCTCCACCAGGTTCAGGTCCGCCGGGCCGATGCCGGCCTGCTCGTAGGCCTTGTCGGCCGCTTGTCGGGTCAACGTGTTCACGTCCGGCTGCACCTGTCCGCCGGCCACCCACGGGTCGGAGGTGAGCACCGAGGCGCTGATCTTCACCGCACGCCGCCGCACGTCCGGGTCCAGCGTGCGCAGCTTGGCGCCGGTGGTGAGCACCAGAGCTGACGCACCGTCACCGGTCGGGCAGCACATGGGCAGCGTGTTCGGCCAGGAGATGACGTCGGCGGCGAGGATCTCCTCCAGCGAGAATTCCTTACGGTACTGGGCCAACGGGTTCAGCGTGGAGTGTGCGTGGTTCTTCTGCGCGACCTTGGCGAACTGCTCGGCACTAACACCGTGGGCCAGCGCGTACTGGGTGCCGGCCTGCGCGAACACGCCGGGCATCAACCCGGTGCCGAGCACGCCCTCGGTCTTCACCACCGAGCCGTATCGGCCCTTGGGCGCGAACTCCTTCTTGGCCGGCTTGCTCTTGGCCGCGTTGCCGATCAGACCCATCTTGCCCATCTGCTCGACACCCACGGCCAGGGCGACGTCCGACTCCCCACCGAGCAGCGACAGCATGGCCACCCGCACCGCGGTGGCACCGGTGGCGCAGGCGTTGACCACGTTGTAGACAGGGATCCCGGTCTGCCCGATCTGCTTCTGCAGCCGTTGGCCGTTGTTCGAACTCGCCTCATAGACGTTGCCCATGGTCAGCACGCCGACCTTGCCCATGTCGGTGTCGGCGTCGCGCATCGCGGACGTGGCCGCATCAGCGGCGAGGTCGAGCAGATCCAGGTCGGCGAACCGACCGAAC is a window of Sporichthyaceae bacterium DNA encoding:
- a CDS encoding acyl-CoA dehydrogenase family protein, with protein sequence MTFPAPTTPEQTRQQFRAWLAEHRGELKSLTDHGPDVAATFTALRGLQRLLYDAGWIRLGWPERVGGLGGAAMLRAVVVEELCAAGYPPPFSFGTQEVLGPVVMDHAPELAVEVLPRLLRGDEVWCQGFSEPGAGSDLASLQLRMHADGNDWVLNGEKVWTSWAQVADRCLLLGRTGARDSTHRGITALLLDMDTPGIDLRTLRSMNDDAEFCSIYFDDVRVPRSRTVGDTDGGWAVAMQILAAERGAAAWQRQTWLGVRLGDLLREAPDLPAAVAGEAYELLHALRLLSRRAVCALSAGEDLGASPSFAKLLMSTTEKFLFDTALDYLPRQVLLEPGPVADAWRNDFLYSRAASIYGGAAEIQRDIIAGRILKLPRE
- a CDS encoding thiolase family protein → MTGDQDIWIIGAAMTKFGRFADLDLLDLAADAATSAMRDADTDMGKVGVLTMGNVYEASSNNGQRLQKQIGQTGIPVYNVVNACATGATAVRVAMLSLLGGESDVALAVGVEQMGKMGLIGNAAKSKPAKKEFAPKGRYGSVVKTEGVLGTGLMPGVFAQAGTQYALAHGVSAEQFAKVAQKNHAHSTLNPLAQYRKEFSLEEILAADVISWPNTLPMCCPTGDGASALVLTTGAKLRTLDPDVRRRAVKISASVLTSDPWVAGGQVQPDVNTLTRQAADKAYEQAGIGPADLNLVELHDCFATAELIHYDNLRLCEPGGAGEFIDSGAPWRDGRTPVNVSGGLLSKGHPIGATGVANLYEVATHLRGEAGDRQIAGARVGLTHVIGLASACAVHILEARPA